GACGAAAGAGACTGGCGTGCAGGTATGTCTGAGGCGGTGAAAGTTGCTTTGATTAAAGATGCTGTCTTTTTTGATTGGTTAGAGGCCAATGCCATCGCTCTGAATAACAGAGATTTGGAAGCCATGGAAAAACTGGTTTTTGACTGTGCTAAGCTACATACGCACCACATTTCTAACAGTAACGACCCCTTTGAAATGGGCTCTTCTAGGCCATTAGATTTTGGCCACTGGGCGGCTCATAAAATGGAGCAACTTACCAACTTTGGAATAAAACATGGTGAAGCTGTAGCCATCGGTATCGGTTTAGATATCGTTTACGGAACATACGCTGGCTTTATGACTGAAGCCACGGCAGACCGTATTTTAAAAGTGCTGTCAAACTTAGGTTTTGATACTTTTCATCCTGTGCTTCTTAATGAGGCGGGCACGCATATAAATCCTGAACTCTTAAAAGGTTTAGAAGAGTTTAGAGAGCATTTAGGTGGCGAATTAACCATCACTATGGTTGAAAAAATAGGAGATAAGTTTGATGTGCACGAAATGAACACCGATTGGATTGAGAAATCGGCTCTAACACTATTGAAAAAGCAAGAAACCTATGCGTATTAATAAATATCAGGCTCATTTAAGTTACTGCAGTAATATTCACGCAGGTGAATCTTGGACAGCTACTTTTGAGAATCTAAAAAAGTACACCACCAAAGTACGTGACGGTTTAAAAACCGAAAGCTTTGGTATTGGTTTACGATTATCAAACGAAGCTTCTTTAGAGCTTTCTGAAGGAGACAATCTCGCAGTTTTTAAAGATTGGCTGGTAAGTGAAAACATGTATGTGTTTACCATCAATGGTTTTCCATACGGTGGGTTTCATAATCAAGTAGTGAAAGATGAGGTGCATACGCCAGATTGGAGTACGCCAGAGCGTTTGGCTTACACCATTCGCTTGTTTGATATTTTGGCTGAATTACTACCCGAAGGTTTAGATGGTGGGGTTTCTACTTCGCCTATTTCTTACAGGTTTTGGCATAAAGATGATGCTGCTTTAAAAGAAGTGAAAGCAGTGGCGGTTCGTCAATTGTCACAACTGATGATTCATCTGGCAGAAATAAAGACCAAAACGGGTAAAAGCTTGCACCTAGACATGGAGCCAGAGCCAGACGGAATTTTAGAAACTAGCGATGAGTTTGTTGATTTCTTTAATGATGATTTACTGCCATCGGGTAAAAATCAGCTAAGTGCAACATTGGGCATAGGGCTCGATAAAGCAGAAGAGATTATCAGAGAGCACTTTCAGCTCTGTTATGATGTTTGCCATTTTGCCGTAGGCTTTGAAAAGCCATCGGAGGCTATTGCCAAAGTGAAAGCTGCCAATATCAAAATAGGTAGAATTCAGATTTCTGCGGCTTTAAGCAGTGGTATTTTGGGTAGCCAAGAAGATAGAGCGATTGTTCAAGAGCAATTAAAAAGATTTGACGAGCCTACTTATTTGCACCAAGCCGTGGTTAGAAAAACCGACGGAGCATTAGTAAGATATAAAGATTTAGGGCCTGGTTTAGCGGATATTCAGCAGGCGGACTTTCAAGAAATAAGAACACATTTTCATGTGCCTGTTTTTACAGAGAAATATGAGAAATTGATATCTACGCAGCAAGACATTATAGCTACGCTAGCTGTTTGGAAAGAAGAAAATTTCACCAATCATTTAGAGGTGGAAACTTATACTTGGGATGTTTTGCCAGAGGCTATGCAAACCGATATAGTGAGCTGTGTGGTGAGGGAATTAGATTGGGTTAGAACAGTGGCAACGGCATGAAAAAAGTAGCGGTAATTAATGTAATTGGTCTTTCAAAAAGAGTTTTAGGCGAGCATACACCATTTCTTTCTAAATGGGCTGCCAAGAAAAATATAGCAAATGTAGAGCCTGTTTTACCTGCGGTTACCTGTGCTGTTCAAACTACCTATTTGACAGGGAAATGGCCAAACGAACACGGTATAGTAGGGAACGGTTGGTTTTCAAAAGAAGCCCAAGAAGTACAGTTTTGGAAGCAATCAAACCAGCTGGTTCAAGCTCCAAATGTGTGGGATAATATCAGAAAGACAAATCCGGATTTTACCTGTGCTAATATGTTTTGGTGGTATAACATGTATTCTACCGCCGATTACTCCGTCACGCCAAGGCCGCAGTATAGGGCAGATGGTCAAAAAGTACCAGATTGTTATTCGTATCCAGCAGATTTAAGAGACCGCTTGCAGGCAGAATTGGGTACTTTCCCACTGTTTCATTTTTGGGGACCCAAAACCACCATTAAATCTAGCGAGTGGATAGCCGATGCTTCTAAGAAAGTGCATGAATGGCATAATCCAGATTTGATGTTGGTCTACTTGCCGCATTTAGATTATGTGCTGCAGAAATATGGCCATGATGAAAAGCATTTGCCAAAAGACCTTGCCGAAATAGACAAAGTATGTGAAGACCTGATTACCTATTTGGAGGCAAAAGGTGTGGAGGTTTCTGTCATTTCAGAGTATGGAATTACAAATGTAGAAAGGCCTATTCACCCAAATCGTGTTTTACGTGATATGGGTTTGTTAGGAATTAGAGAAGAAAACGGTTTAGAGTTATTAGACGCAGGGGCGTCAAAAGCTTTTGCGGTGGCCGACCATCAAATAGCTCATGTGTATGTCAATGACAAATCGCAGCTAGCCGCTGTCAAAAAACGATTTGAAGCAGAAGCTGGCGTGGCTTTAGTTTTAGATGAAGAAGGCAAAAAGAAATACCATTTAGACCACGAACGCTCTGGAGACTTGGTACTGGTAGGCGATGATAAAAGCTGGTTTACTTATTATTTCTGGGAAGATGATGCTAAGGCACCGGACTACGCCAGAATGGTAGATATTCATAAAAAGCCAGGTTACGACCCTGCCGAAATGCTTTTAGACCCAAGGCAAAAGCTAATTATTCCAAAAATCATCTTTAAGGTGCTTAAGAAAAAATTGGGATTTAGAATGGTGATGGATGTGATTCCTTTAGACGCCACTTTAGTGAAAGGTTCGCATGGTGCTGTCAATCTACAAGACGAAGACAAAGCCATTTTTATCAGCAGTCAAAAGCATGATGCTAATATTGCCCCTACAGCCATTCATGATTTGATTATGAATTGGGTATTGAGATAAAATTCGAGCTATTTAAATCTTAAACGATTATAAACACTTGCCTACTGTACGCTCTTATTTTGTCAAAATCTTTGGTCAAATGACATTTTGAGCGGGACGCGAACAGAACAAGCTATACAAACTATCAATGCTCAAAACAAGATAGAGGGCAGCTCAAATGTTATTTACAAAGCAGGAAACGCAGCCATATTAGAGCCAGGTTTTAAAGCAGAATCGGGTACGGTTTTCAGTGCAAAAATTGAAGATGTATGTGCGGATTAATTTATAAATGAAAGTTTTTCAAAAGGCTAAGTTATTATTACGTAGCCTTTTTCTCGTGGTAAAGCGTTCTTTATAAGACTATTTAGACTTGTAGTAATTTAGGGCATACATTTTTTGATAGGTAATATGTCTTTATTGAATATCTTTGGTAACCCAGAAATAAATTGAATGTCAGGCTTGTTTAAGAAAAGTATACTTTCCGTAATATTGCTATTACTTGGTGCTCATCTGAGTGCTCAGCCTATATTACTTTCAGAAAATATAAAATATAATGAGAGTATTTCTTCTCATGTAATGTTTTTTGAAGATACTACTGGCGAAATGGATATCGCTGAGGTAGTAAAGGCAGGTTTTACGGAGAATCAAGGCAGAAATAACTTTATAATACCATTTTCAGATCATGCTTTTTGGTTTAAAGTTGATTTTGAAAAAGAGACCGATACTTCAGATGATTGGGTGATTTGGTTTACAAATGAGCTTATAGAAAATTTAGAGTTTTATGAATATGACTCTTTAACCAGTAGCTACATCCTTGCCGATTCTTGGAATGTTCTCACATCAAGAAATAAGTTTTTTAAAGGCCAAGAGCCTTTTTTTGATTTTAAGCTGAGGGATAAAACGACCCTTTATTTTAAATTAAAGTCAGAAAGGGCTTTAGTGCTCACTATGAGGGTGAGCCCTAGTGATTTGAAAGCCAAAATATCCATGAGTAATTTTGGCCGTATAACTTTTGTCAATGGTCTACTTATTTTCAGGCTTCTTTTGGTTTTGACACTAGGTCTTTTTGTGATTAATGACATTGGCTTTAGAGCCTATTCTGTTTTAGTTTTGATTAAGTCTTTGGGCTATTGGGGATTAATAAACGCAATAACTCCTGCCATTATCACGAACCCTATTTCTGCCCAGAAATTAAACTTTCTACTCTATACTTCGTCGCCTATTGGAACTGTTATTTTCTCTTTAGCAGTATTGCCATTTTTCGAACTTCCTTCTTGGTTTAAAAAGGTTTTATATCTCTTTGCCTTTTTAACGGTAGGTGTAAATGTCTTAGTTCAGTTTGACTACAGTTGGCAGTATTTACGCATGGGTGTAGGCGTTTCAGTGCTTTCAGGGTTGTTTATTGTTTTTATTTTTGGATATTCTGTGTTAAAAAAACTACCTATTCAGAAATACTATGCTATTCCCTTTTTGCTAGGTTTAATTAGTTACCTGTTAATGAATATGAGGATTTTGTTTCAGGTCCAAATTCCTTTAGCATCCACTATTGCCTTCTTCTTATTTGCGGCAGAAATATTCATATTTATCTTCTTTCTTGGTAGAATATTTAAAGAAACTCAGCTTAAGCACTTCATGGCTACGGAAAAGCTTAAAAATGAAGAAATACAATCGGTCAAACTCTTAGAACTCGATAATCTTAAAACTAGTTTTTTTACTAACATATCTCATGAGCTGAAAACACCGTTAACGTTAATTTCGGGTCCGGTAGAGGAGCTTCGCAAAAAATATCCAGAAGAGAAACTTTTGGGAATGATTGGGCCAAATCTGGGTAGACTCAAGCAATTGATAAATCAAATACTTGATATTCAGAAAATAGAGGCAGGAAAACAGGAACTGAATATTGTAAAAAAAGATTTAGCAAAACATCTGAGAATGCAGGTATTTGCCTTTCATTCACTGGCAGAGGCTAAGGAACTTAGTTTGAACTTCACTCAAAATAAAAATGAGTTCCTAGCTTATTTCGATGAAGATAAATTAAATAAAATCATTGATAATTTACTCTCTAACGCAATTAAATATACAGCTGCCCACGGTGATGTTAAGGTTAAAGTAGTTTTTCATAAGGAGCCTCACAAGTTACAGATAAGCGTGGAAGATACGGGCTATGGCATTTCAGAGAAAGACTTACCATTTATTTTTGATAGGTTTTATCAGGTAGATAATGATAACTATCAAGGGTCGGGAGTAGGATTAGCTTTGGTCAAAGAATTGGTGACTTTGTTAAAAGGGACTATTGATGTTAGTAGTCAGCTGAATAAGGGCACTAGCTTTTTAGTAAGCCTACCAGTGGATAAGAAAACTTGGAATGGTTTTAACATAGAGACTAAAGAGGAACTGGATTCTTTTGAAAACTCTACTGTTCCATTAGAAAGAGACAGCGAGAAGGATTTGATTCTTTTAGTGGAGGATAATGAGGATATGCAATTTTATCTAAAAACCATTTTTGAAGATGAATATGAAATCATTCAAGCATTTAATGGATTGGAAGGTATAGAAAAGGCGAACCAAGAGGTGCCAGATATTATTATCTGTGATTTAATGATGCCTTTAATGGATGGCTTTGAGTTTAGTAAAAAGATAAGAGGGCAAGTGACTTCTAGCCATGTGCCTATAATTATGCTTACGGCCAAGTCTTCCAAAGAAAGCAGAATGGAGAGTTTTGATATTGGGATAGACCAGTACATGACTAAGCCATTTGATGCCGACGAGTTAAGAGGAGTAGTAAAGAATAAAATTGAAAACAGGAAAAAACTAAGGACGTATTTCAGTGAAGGAGAAAGAGATATAGACGATAGTGGACTAAGTGTGAGTCCTCTGGAGCGAGTTTTTATAGATACCTTAAATGATTTTTTGGAACATAATTATTCAAATTCAACACTTTCAGTTATGGATATGGCTGAGAGAATGGAAATGAGCGATACACAACTGAGACGTAAGTTGAAAAACATTAGCGGATATTCGCCAAACGAATATTTGCGAAAATTTAGGCTTAAAAAAGCGGAGCAGCTTTTGAAAAGAGGGAATAAAAGTATCTCGGAAATAGCTTTTGAAATAGGCTTTGAAAACCTATCCTATTTTTCTAAAATATTTCAACAAGAGTATGATTGCCTACCTTCGGAATATGTTTCATAGGTAAGTGTTAATTAAAAAGCAGGCATTAAGGTATTTATAATCATTGTTCTAGTGGCAATGACTAAGTTCGAAAAATATGATTATCCAAAAGGCTTATAAATTCACCTTGAAGTGTATTGTCATAAATATTTTCTTCGCAAACTTCTTGTTTGCTCAGGTGAATTCGTATGAAATTATTTCGGTAGCAGATGGTCTTTCTCAGGGAATGGTCTTTGACATAATTCAAGACGAAGAAGGGTTTGTTTGGGTGGCCACAAAATATGGATTGAATAGATACGACGGAAATAGGTTTGAAACTTTTCTGCATAGTCCAGACGAACCTTATAGCCTGCCTACTAATCAAATAACCGCTTTATGTCAAGATAAAAAAGGAAGGATTTGGATAGGAACTGCTGAGGAAAAGTTAATTGTCTTTGAACCCAGAACACAGCGTTTTTATTATTCTAATTTGGGGATCAATGTTTCTAGTGGCTTTCCGAATAATCTTATAAGTGCTATTCATGAAGATGACTATGGAAATATATGGTTCGGGAGTTCTGAAGGTCAGATTCTTAAAATAGAATTGTCAGAAAAAATCAAAGAAACTTTAGATGGCTTAGAACCTGATATAAGTGCTGAACTTAATGTGATTTCTTTAGAATCTATTAGAGGTGAGGATAATGAAATTATGTCTTTTTCTGGAGTCTCAAAGAATACCCTTTGGGCCTTAGCTGATGGATATTTTTTTGATATTGAGATAGAAAAAAATACAACCACATATGTTGACATTCCTGATAACTCGCTTTATGACGGTAATAATTATTTGAGCTCAAGCTTTATTAAAGAAGCAGATTATAGTCTTTTTTTTACCAATAAATACATATCGAAATTCAGTAAAGGAAAAGTTGAGATATTAAAAGAATTATACTTTAGA
This sequence is a window from Arcticibacterium luteifluviistationis. Protein-coding genes within it:
- a CDS encoding 3-coathanger stack domain-containing protein, yielding MSGTRTEQAIQTINAQNKIEGSSNVIYKAGNAAILEPGFKAESGTVFSAKIEDVCAD
- a CDS encoding 3-dehydroquinate synthase, translated to MNIEQSFSINYKYQILFTRNMFNVSNTELFDTLNENKESSKAIQVSFVIDSGLNDCQPELISNIEKYVAAFPKLKLACKPIIVTGGEDAKNTMAEFEKTLSMINEAKIDRHSFLLAIGGGAVLDMAGFAAAVGHRGIRHIRIPTTVLSQNDSGVGVKNSINFFGKKNFLGTFAPPFAVINDLTFLTSLDERDWRAGMSEAVKVALIKDAVFFDWLEANAIALNNRDLEAMEKLVFDCAKLHTHHISNSNDPFEMGSSRPLDFGHWAAHKMEQLTNFGIKHGEAVAIGIGLDIVYGTYAGFMTEATADRILKVLSNLGFDTFHPVLLNEAGTHINPELLKGLEEFREHLGGELTITMVEKIGDKFDVHEMNTDWIEKSALTLLKKQETYAY
- a CDS encoding ATP-binding protein, translated to MSGLFKKSILSVILLLLGAHLSAQPILLSENIKYNESISSHVMFFEDTTGEMDIAEVVKAGFTENQGRNNFIIPFSDHAFWFKVDFEKETDTSDDWVIWFTNELIENLEFYEYDSLTSSYILADSWNVLTSRNKFFKGQEPFFDFKLRDKTTLYFKLKSERALVLTMRVSPSDLKAKISMSNFGRITFVNGLLIFRLLLVLTLGLFVINDIGFRAYSVLVLIKSLGYWGLINAITPAIITNPISAQKLNFLLYTSSPIGTVIFSLAVLPFFELPSWFKKVLYLFAFLTVGVNVLVQFDYSWQYLRMGVGVSVLSGLFIVFIFGYSVLKKLPIQKYYAIPFLLGLISYLLMNMRILFQVQIPLASTIAFFLFAAEIFIFIFFLGRIFKETQLKHFMATEKLKNEEIQSVKLLELDNLKTSFFTNISHELKTPLTLISGPVEELRKKYPEEKLLGMIGPNLGRLKQLINQILDIQKIEAGKQELNIVKKDLAKHLRMQVFAFHSLAEAKELSLNFTQNKNEFLAYFDEDKLNKIIDNLLSNAIKYTAAHGDVKVKVVFHKEPHKLQISVEDTGYGISEKDLPFIFDRFYQVDNDNYQGSGVGLALVKELVTLLKGTIDVSSQLNKGTSFLVSLPVDKKTWNGFNIETKEELDSFENSTVPLERDSEKDLILLVEDNEDMQFYLKTIFEDEYEIIQAFNGLEGIEKANQEVPDIIICDLMMPLMDGFEFSKKIRGQVTSSHVPIIMLTAKSSKESRMESFDIGIDQYMTKPFDADELRGVVKNKIENRKKLRTYFSEGERDIDDSGLSVSPLERVFIDTLNDFLEHNYSNSTLSVMDMAERMEMSDTQLRRKLKNISGYSPNEYLRKFRLKKAEQLLKRGNKSISEIAFEIGFENLSYFSKIFQQEYDCLPSEYVS
- the eboE gene encoding metabolite traffic protein EboE; this encodes MRINKYQAHLSYCSNIHAGESWTATFENLKKYTTKVRDGLKTESFGIGLRLSNEASLELSEGDNLAVFKDWLVSENMYVFTINGFPYGGFHNQVVKDEVHTPDWSTPERLAYTIRLFDILAELLPEGLDGGVSTSPISYRFWHKDDAALKEVKAVAVRQLSQLMIHLAEIKTKTGKSLHLDMEPEPDGILETSDEFVDFFNDDLLPSGKNQLSATLGIGLDKAEEIIREHFQLCYDVCHFAVGFEKPSEAIAKVKAANIKIGRIQISAALSSGILGSQEDRAIVQEQLKRFDEPTYLHQAVVRKTDGALVRYKDLGPGLADIQQADFQEIRTHFHVPVFTEKYEKLISTQQDIIATLAVWKEENFTNHLEVETYTWDVLPEAMQTDIVSCVVRELDWVRTVATA
- a CDS encoding alkaline phosphatase family protein, whose translation is MKKVAVINVIGLSKRVLGEHTPFLSKWAAKKNIANVEPVLPAVTCAVQTTYLTGKWPNEHGIVGNGWFSKEAQEVQFWKQSNQLVQAPNVWDNIRKTNPDFTCANMFWWYNMYSTADYSVTPRPQYRADGQKVPDCYSYPADLRDRLQAELGTFPLFHFWGPKTTIKSSEWIADASKKVHEWHNPDLMLVYLPHLDYVLQKYGHDEKHLPKDLAEIDKVCEDLITYLEAKGVEVSVISEYGITNVERPIHPNRVLRDMGLLGIREENGLELLDAGASKAFAVADHQIAHVYVNDKSQLAAVKKRFEAEAGVALVLDEEGKKKYHLDHERSGDLVLVGDDKSWFTYYFWEDDAKAPDYARMVDIHKKPGYDPAEMLLDPRQKLIIPKIIFKVLKKKLGFRMVMDVIPLDATLVKGSHGAVNLQDEDKAIFISSQKHDANIAPTAIHDLIMNWVLR